The nucleotide window CCGGGCCTGCCCGCCAGGACGAAGGTGATGGGCACGGCCATCTCCGCGGCGATGACCAGGGGGGTGGAGGCCACGAGGTTGTCGAGGGTGGCGTTGACCCCGCCCTCCACCGAGTTCTCGATGGGGACCACGGCGGCCTGGGAGGCGCGCGAGCGCACCCGGTCCAGGGCGGTGGGGACGTCTAGGCAGGGGTCGAGCTCGACGTCGAGGGGGGCGACCTGCCGCAGCGCCATCTCGGTGAAGGTGCCAGCGGGCCCCAGGAAGGACCAGAGGTTTTCCGTCATGGGCACAGGGTAGCGATCCGGTGGGCGGGTGCGCCGCGGCAGTCCGCGCAATGGCAACGCGGGGCGCAGCCCTGGCCGCCGGGCCTGGGGCGGGCGCACCCGATCCGGGCCCCGGCGGGGTCGACCCGGGCAGCCCTGGGCGGGCGGCATCGGCCCTGGCTGCACCGGGGGCGGTGCTGGCAGGCTGGTGCCATGTCGAGTTCCCGTCAGCGGTTCCGCAAGCACGACGACGGCCCGGTCTCCACCCGCCTGGAGGCCCAGGGCCTGGAGTGGCTGGCCCGGGCCATGCCCGAGGGCGGGGCCCACGTGGTGCCGGTGACCACCGGCCCGGGCTGGCTGGAGGAGCCGCGGCTGACGACCACGCGGGTGACGCCGGGGGCGGCCCAGGCCTTCGGGCGCGCTCTGGCGGTCACGCATGCCGCGGGCGCCCCGGCCTATGGGGCCGCGCCCCCGGGATGGGACGGCAGGGCGCGGATGGGGCGCTCGAATCTGCGCCTGCGGCCTCACGACGCCGAGCCCCCTGAGGCCGGCACCGCACCGCGGCGGTGGGGCGAGTTCTACGCCGAGGACAGGATCCTGCCCTACCTGGGGCCGTCCCGGGACAACGGCTCGATCAGCGCGACCGGGGCGGCGGTTATCGAGCGCCTGTGCTCGCGCCTGGCCGACGGCGTGCTGGACGCCGACCAGCCCGAGCTGGTGCGCCGCGCCGTCGGGGCCGGCGGGCCGGGGGCCGGTTCCACGACTGGCGCCGGAGCCCCAGCCGGGCGGGTGGAGCCGGTGGCGCGCACCCATGGGGACCTGTGGTGCGGCAACATCCTGTGGGTGCCGGCCGATGAGGTGCGCGTCTGGG belongs to Actinomyces capricornis and includes:
- a CDS encoding fructosamine kinase family protein; protein product: MSSSRQRFRKHDDGPVSTRLEAQGLEWLARAMPEGGAHVVPVTTGPGWLEEPRLTTTRVTPGAAQAFGRALAVTHAAGAPAYGAAPPGWDGRARMGRSNLRLRPHDAEPPEAGTAPRRWGEFYAEDRILPYLGPSRDNGSISATGAAVIERLCSRLADGVLDADQPELVRRAVGAGGPGAGSTTGAGAPAGRVEPVARTHGDLWCGNILWVPADEVRVWAPPRAGLGPHPAGQAAAGEARGGDPVGVLIDPMAHGAHAETDLAALGVFGQRHLDLIYRSYDEVSPLAEGWRERIGLHSLHILMIHAYLFGGGYGAEAVGAARAYA